In the genome of Methanobrevibacter arboriphilus JCM 13429 = DSM 1125, the window TATGTATTATAGAGGTCGGTTTCAAGTGTATAAATCTTAATTGTATAATTTTAAAATTCTAAAATAAGAATTAAAAAATAATAATTAAAGAATAAAACCTCAGAAAATATGAAAAATAAAAATAAAAATAAAATTAGCTATTAAATAATTTAAAAATAGATAAATTAATAAATAATAAAAGCTTCTTTTCAAACTTATAAAATCAGAAAATTTTAAATAATAAAAACTTCATTTTTAGCTTTATAAAAATAAAAAATTTTTATAAATAATAATTATATAATTTATAAATAAATTCTATAAATAATATTATTATAAATAATCTTTTATAATATAAACATGAAAATGTTATCATAATAAAGATAATAATAAAGATAATAAACTTAAATTTAGTTATAATGACTGAATTAAGATGTAATGACTAAATTTAGATATAATAATGAAAAATATAATTAATATTCATAAATCCAGAATTTATATCTAATAAAATATTTAATTAATGTCTAAATAAAGATATATTACATAATGGAGAAAAGTATGCATCCAAGACCAAGCCCAATAGCTGCTTCGCTTTATACATTGAGAGATCTTAATGCTGATGTTATTATAATGCATGGCCCTCATGGTTGTTGTTTTAGAACAGGAAGACTTCTTGAAAGTGATGGAGTAAGAGTTTTAACAACAGCTATGGCAGAAAACGATTTTATATTTGGAGCTAGTGAAAAATTAGAAGAAACACTGAGAAAAGCAGATAAGATGTTTAATCCAAAATTAGTTGGAATAGTAGGAACCTGTGCAAGTATGATAATAGGTGAAGATCTTAAAGAGGCTGTTGAAAATGTAGAAACAGATGCTATTGTTTTACCAGTAGAATCTCATGGAGGGTTTGGTGAAGGAGATAATACTGAAGGTGCAATAGCTGTGTTGGAAGTAGCTGTAAAACATGGAGTAATTCCAAAAGAAGAAGCAGATAGACAGATAAAAATGCTTAAATTAGCTACTAAAATTGAAAAAACAAGAGGAATGGCGAAAGGGGACTATATTAAGCCAAATTTCGGAGATAATAAAGAAGAAGTAGCTAAAGTACTTATTCAAAATATTGAAGAAGGGAAAAAAGTAGCATTTGTGCTTAATGCTAAAAAAGAAACAAGTTATTTGTTTGCTGATGTTTTAAATGTTGATTTTAAAAATATTAATAAATCAAATAAACCAATATTCATAGCTAACCTTGATGAAAACATTGGACTTCCAAGAATAAGAGACCATGCTAAAAATATAGCAAAAGAATTAAGACAAAATGGAATATCCATTGATTACACTACTGGAGGGTTGGATGAATACCCAATAACTCCACGAAAAGCTGAAGAAATTTTAAAAGAAGAAAATTTTGATTTAATATTAGTATCCGGAGTTCCACATGCATTAAAAATTGAAGAACTTAATCCAAAGACAAAAACGATAGCTGTTACAGATGGTCCACGACTAGTCGAACCTCTTAGACAATTAGGATACAATTATGTTGTAGCTGAATTAGATGCTCATTCAAAAACATTAGGAACTAGTGAAATTGTAGATTCTGACTTTGGTATGATGATTAGAACAGTCATTGATTGGAATAATGATAAATAGAGAATTATAATTTATATAGGTAAATATAATAAAATATGAATAGAATAATAATAAATTAGAATAATGATAATAAATAGGCTAAATTATGATTACAATTATTGATTACGGAAGTGGAAATCTTAGGAGCATTTCTAATGGATTTTCTAAGATTAATGTAAAGTCAAATGTTACAAAAGATCCTGAAAAAATATCAGGTGCTGAATATTTAGTTTTGCCTGGAGTCGGTGCATTTGGGCAAATTATGAATAATATTGAACCTTATAAAAAACTTATAATCGAACATATTTCAGAAGATAAGCCGTTTCTAGGAGTTTGCTTAGGATTACAAGCATTATTATCCAGTAGTGAAGAAACTCCTGGTGTTAAAGGACTAGATATTTTTAAAGGAAAAGTTAAAAAGCTTCCAATAGAAAATGGTCTTAAAATTCCCCATATGGGATGGAATCGCCTTGATATGACTTTATGTGAAAGTAAAAAAAGTTGTTCTATTATAGATGGGATAGACCAAGATTATTTCTATTTCGTCCATTCATATTATGCATCTCCAGAAGATGAAGAAGTTATATCTGGAACTACAGAATATGGTTTTGATGTTACAGCTGTTTTACATCAAAATAATGTGTTCGCAACCCAATTTCATCCAGAAAAAAGCGGAGTTCCTGGCCTAAAAATGTTAAAGAATTTCGTTTCAATGCAACTATAAAAGTTAAATTGTAAAGGTTAAATTTTAAAGGTTAAATTAAATACAGCTAAAAATACAATTAAATTAAAGAATATAACTAAATTAAATATAAAAATTAAATTAAATATAACTAAAAATACAATTAAATTAAAGAATATAATAAGTGTTCATAGCTTAGAGTAGCTATAATAACCACTTATATCTGTATTTTCATCGATATATTTAATTTTATCATTTAGTCTACAATCAGCTAATATTGTACCCTGTTCTAATTCAATATGAAATACTCCATAATCAACCAATTTAAGATAATCTTCTTTATTTTCAAAATTTACTAAAAAAGGCAAATCATCGAAAACCGGTTTTAAAGGGTCTCTTTCTTCTATTCTAACATTTAAAACTCTTATAAATTCTAAATGTGTTTCGGCATACCCATTTCCTAAATTTAAATCCATATAATTACCTATTTCTTTTTATTTATAAAGCTATTTAAAATATTTATAGAACTATTTGAAATAATTATAATTTTTATAATTTTTATTTTATCTAATTACTATTTTTATAAATCATCTATTTTATATATTTTATTAAAAATTATTAAAAATTATATTCAATTAGACACTATAATAATTATAATAAAATAATGCATAAAAATAATCAAAAAATTATATATTTTAGTAATAAAATATTAATATACAAGGAATGATTATAAAATCATAATGTGATAAAAATGTCAAATAAAAAAAAATACAC includes:
- the cfbD gene encoding Ni-sirohydrochlorin a,c-diamide reductive cyclase catalytic subunit translates to MHPRPSPIAASLYTLRDLNADVIIMHGPHGCCFRTGRLLESDGVRVLTTAMAENDFIFGASEKLEETLRKADKMFNPKLVGIVGTCASMIIGEDLKEAVENVETDAIVLPVESHGGFGEGDNTEGAIAVLEVAVKHGVIPKEEADRQIKMLKLATKIEKTRGMAKGDYIKPNFGDNKEEVAKVLIQNIEEGKKVAFVLNAKKETSYLFADVLNVDFKNINKSNKPIFIANLDENIGLPRIRDHAKNIAKELRQNGISIDYTTGGLDEYPITPRKAEEILKEENFDLILVSGVPHALKIEELNPKTKTIAVTDGPRLVEPLRQLGYNYVVAELDAHSKTLGTSEIVDSDFGMMIRTVIDWNNDK
- the hisH gene encoding imidazole glycerol phosphate synthase subunit HisH, with the translated sequence MITIIDYGSGNLRSISNGFSKINVKSNVTKDPEKISGAEYLVLPGVGAFGQIMNNIEPYKKLIIEHISEDKPFLGVCLGLQALLSSSEETPGVKGLDIFKGKVKKLPIENGLKIPHMGWNRLDMTLCESKKSCSIIDGIDQDYFYFVHSYYASPEDEEVISGTTEYGFDVTAVLHQNNVFATQFHPEKSGVPGLKMLKNFVSMQL